From a single Silene latifolia isolate original U9 population chromosome 6, ASM4854445v1, whole genome shotgun sequence genomic region:
- the LOC141588143 gene encoding protein AGENET DOMAIN (AGD)-CONTAINING P1-like, which yields MDLALMGNLGRITHVGDIVELCFPELGFLVTYFVACLIFEVEDDVFYVEFEDWFKPDGLRLHREVVAIEKIRPHPPHIQSSRFDGGDLAEVYFDGGWWLGRVLHVCAFPFYSYHVVLIDTFDEVVICELAQMRLHQVWEEERWIIVID from the coding sequence ATGGATTTAGCTCTTATGGGCAATTTGGGAAGAATTACTCATGTTGGTGACATAGTTGAGCTATGCTTTCCTGAGTTGGGGTTTTTAGTTACCTACTTTGTTGCGTGCTTAATTTTTGAGGTTGAGGATGATgttttttatgttgagtttgaggACTGGTTTAAACCTGATGGGCTACGGCTTCATAGGGAAGTTGTTGCCATTGAGAAAATACGGCCACACCCGCCGCATATCCAGAGCTCCAGATTTGATGGCGGTGATCTAGCGGAGGTGTACTTCGATGGTGGTTGGTGGCTTGGAAGAGTCTTGCACGTTTGTGCATTTCCTTTTTATAGTTACCATGTAGTGCTTATTGATACATTTGATGAAGTAGTTATTTGTGAACTTGCGCAAATGCGCCTACATCAGGTGTGGGAGGAAGAAAGATGGATTATTGTGATTGATTAA